acctgttcctgtgctttactgttctatgttctgtgtctcttGTCGAAAGGTTTCGGGGATACGGAGGCAAAATAACTGAGTGGGAACAACAGGTCAACTGGAGCCCAATGTGGGAAATGTGAGATCACCCACTTATGTAGGACAAACCGAAATCCTGAGTGTGATTAAGTGGAGATAGACTGATGTGCAGTTGGAAGGGAGGGAGGTCAACAGTACTTTGTATTTATTGCAAAAGTTATTGGGTATAAGAATGAAAATGACTTTAACAATTATTtgggttttgttgagattgtacctggaatatggtgtaaaatcccgcaccccatactaacacgggttatacagaccaaagaacaaactgccggatgaACTCAGtggatcgggcagcatctgtggatccaaacttcacctggatcgatacCTGGGTTCGATAATGTTTTTCCTTGTATCTGGTTTCCTACAAGAATTTCAACACTTCACTTAACTCTCCCTGCAGAAGATCCAACTCAGCAACCCAGGCTGTCTAATAATTTCCACACCATTAAAGTGCGAAatctgtttattattgtcatgtatagaggttcagtgaaaatcttgtcttgcgtACCAACTACACACATCAATTCATTAAACAGTACATTGAGGtgatacaaggtaaaacaataacagtgttACAAAGCATTATGGGTAGCGAGAAAGTGCAGTGCCGAAAGTGTAAGGTCACTTCAAGTAACAGTGTGGTCAGCCGACCATCTTATCACACTGGGGACATTCAGCTTGCTCAGGACAGCAGAATGGAAACCGcacctgagcctggtggtacatggttTCAGGTTTTTGTAGCATCTCCCCGATGGGGAATGGGAGAGAAGTGAGaatgtcccaggttgtggggatcatTGAGTACACggcctgctttactgaggcagtgggaagtgtagataggggaggggaggttggtttctatgatgtgctcAGCTCTGTCCACAGCTCTCCACAGTAATATGTATTTTTAATTCGGTATCTGTGTATTGCTGGAAGACCATCAGTGACTGTCCTTGGTCCTTTTCCCATCTAGTTCAATCtcctcatccccacccacctcattcaACCTCTGTCctgcctgtatcccaccacctcaatgatatatgtcaaccatcttgttcaacctctgtccagtctgtatcccatcacctcaatgatatatatcaaccatcttgttcaacctttgtccagtctgtatcccactacctcaatgatatatatcaaccatcttgttcaacctctgtccagtctgtatcccatcacctcaatgatatatatcaaccatcttgttcaatctctgtccagcctgtatcccaccacctcaatgatatatatcaaccatcttgttccacctctgtccagcctgtatcccaccacctcaatgatgaatatcaaacatcttgttcaatctctatTCAGCCTGTTTCACACTTTTGATTATACCAACAATCTCTCTTCTGtcgttgtcttcattgtgaagtattttaTCTCACTGAGTTATTTCGGAAATCGGTGTTTGTTACCTGGAACTACCAGAGGATTTATTGAATACAGCACGTGGTATGGTAATGACAGCCATTACAATTTTAGCTTCAATGTTACAAAATGTCCACTGTTAGTCTTTGTCAGGAGACTTGGAAGTAGATGTAACAGACTaatagtggggtggggaggatgttgAGAGCATTGACTGTATCGACTGTATTAACCCTGTTTTGGAATGAAGGCAAAACTAATGAATATGGGCATTATATTTGTGCAACTTTGTTCAGGCCGTCACAAATATCTTGTAATCAGTCAATAGTTGTgcatttaaagtaaaaagagaaaacGCTGGGAACGTTCAGCAGAACgagcagcatcttggacagtcccagttctgatactgggtcttccatagtttctctttccacactacccaaactaccccataaccctccatttttctttcattcatgtgtctgtccaagaggctcGTAAATATCCCTTTTGTTTTAGCCTCCAACACCATTCCAGCCACTCataaccctctgtgtgaaaaaaacttacctctgatgtctcctctaaacttccctcccttaatcttgtccctatgccctctggtgtttgctattggtgccctgggaaacaggtactcactatccacactatctatgcctctcatcttgtagacctctatcaagacctctctcattcttcgctccaaagagaaaagtcccagctctgctaaccttgctttatATGACTTGTCTCCAACCCAAGCAActtcctggcaaatctcctctgcaccctctccatagcttccacatccttcctataatgaggtgaccagaattgaacacaatattctaagtgcggtctcaccagagatttgtagagttgcaacatgacctctctacttttgaactcaatcacagacatactttattgatcccgagggaaattgggtttcgttacagtcgcaccaaccaagaatagtgtagaaatatagcaatataaaaacataaataattaaataataagaactgaaataagtccaggagcagcctattggctcagggtgtctgacactccgagggatgagttgtaaagtttgatggtcacaggcaggaatgacctgttaatgaagcctagcatcccatttgccttcttaactaccctatcaacctgtgcagcgactttgagggatgtatggatttgaacctcaaggtccctttgttcatccacactcaagtaactgaccattaatcctgtactcagtcttctggtttgcccttccaaaatgcatcacctcacacttgtccggattgaactccatctgccatttttctgcccaactctgcagcctgtctacatcctcttgtaaccttctaccacctacagctccatccacaactcctccaattttcgtgtcatccacaaatttactcacccatccttccgcctctacatctaggtaatttataaaaatcataaacagcaggggtcccaggacagatccctgcggcactccactactCACTGACCTcgaggcagaatactttccttccacaactaccctctgctttcttcctttaagccagttttttttttatctAAACAGCCAAGgatccacttatcccatgcctcgtgactttctggatgagactTTGTAGGTTCTGGGactctgtaacaaacacaatgttaacagcaagattagacagtaattaATTAATATGAAGAGAAAATTGTTGCTTCCTGACAGATCCTGTCATATCCAATGGACCAGATCCTCCCTAGTTTACCACTTAATTTGCCCCATGTCCGTCCTGCACGTTGAATAACTGCATCCAATAACGCTCAATATCCCACCCTCCCTCTAGTGTGCCAATCGCCCCAAATCCTTCCCAGCATTCAGCCCACATCCGCACACACAAACAGAACCACTTCACGCAGGTCCACGCTCCGAGCAAGGGGACCCGCATCTAACTGATCCCACAATCCCGGCTCAGGCGCAAAACGGGGATTGAAAGACTGGAGAGCCCGGAGCCTCTGGCTGTTGGGAAGAGCTCGAAACCGAACATTTCCCACTGCAACCCGCCCTCTCtttacacaaacccgagatcagCCCCTTCCTCACCGCCGCCCGTACAAGAATACCGCCGGCGACGGCTGGGGTCGGCACCGCGCCAGCGCTTTGCAGGACGTTCGCCGCGGCACCATCCGTGGCTGGAGGTCACAAGGTCAGAGCATTTGGCTGTCCggttccttcactgtgacaccccgaactccacattaACTCCGTCCAAACCACCCAGGGCGAATTTTAATGACCAACAAACCATTATTGCTCTCAGTGATCAGCGATCTGAATGATTCACTCTCGCTTTTAGAGGAAGGGATACCTAAGGTCGACATTGTGAAAGCGTTTAGTTTCCCAGGAGACAAGACTGTGGACGAGAGGTGTTCTGTTACCTGATGCAATCTGTGTTTACCCTGCTGCCAATTCCAGTTAACATCAATAAAACTGTTGTTTATGAAAATCCTAAACAACAAGACACTGCACCGACTGCAGCCACTCCATCCCACAGCACATCACCCTGGACAGTCGTCCCGTCTGATGACGCATTGATCACATTGCACATGCTTACATTCCCGGATGGACGGTGTTTTCCTTTCCATTCTTTGTTGAATAGGTTTCGGGGTGGGGAGCAGGGGGGTGGATCACTGAATGCGGGGTGAAGACATaaatttcccatcggtgagtattgagaccagtCCCGAGTGAGGAGGTCTGATGCAGGGCAGTGAGTCTCGTTAACTCAATCGAACTGGCGGCCTTCGCCTACCTTCCTGGACCGAACCTGCCGGTgtcggtccgggttgtgggaCCTTCACCCCGAACGGCATGGGATGAGCTTACGCTCAGCCCCTGTTATTCGGCTCctcaggaggggtgaggatgaGGCGATGTTGCTGGGAGCACACCCATCTTTCGCCCGTTTGGacaaggcagacagacagacggacatactttattgatcatgTGGGAAAtttggtttcgttacagccgcaccaccaagaatagtgaagaaatatagcaatataaaaccataaataattaaataataataggttaatcatgccaagtggaaaaaaaTGTCCAAGacccgcctattggctcagggtgtctgacaatccgagggaggagttgttaaGTTTGAAGGCCACTGGCAGGAATtacttcctatgacgttcagtgttacatctcggtggaatgagtctctggctgaatgtagtcctgtgcctaaccagtacattatggagtggattggAGACATTGCCCAAGATAGTATGCAACTcggacagcatcttcttttcagacaccaccgtcagagagtccagttccacgtCCACAATATCACTGGGCtttcgaatgagtttgttgattctgttggtgtctgctaccctcaccctgctgccccagcacacaacagcaaacatgatagcactggccaccacagtctCGTAgaaatcctcagcattgtccggcagatgttaaaagacttcagtttcctcaggaaatagagacgactctgacccttcttgtagacagcctcattgttctttgaccagtccagtttattgtccattcgtatccccaggtatttgtaatcctcctccatgtccacactgatcccttggatggaaacaggggtcccCGTTGCCTTAGCCcttctcaggtccaccaccagctccttagtctttttcccattaagctgcagatgattttgctcgcaccatgtgacaaagttttccaccgtagccctgtactccgcctcatctcccttgctgatgcatctaaCTATGGCAgcgtcatcagaaaacttctgaagatggtaaGGCTGTggagtagttgaagtccgaggtgtagatggtgaagtgaaagggagacaggacagtctcctgtggagccccagtactgctgaccactctgtctgacgcATAGTGTTgtaagcgcacgtactgtggtctgccagtcaggtaatcaataatccatgacagcagggaagcatccacctgcatcactgtcagtttctcacccagcagagcagggtggatagTGTTGAACgtactggagaagtcaaaagtCACTGTTCCTAAACGGGCCGTGGCTTCCTTTCCATTCTGTGTTGGGATCGTCTGCGGGGTCGGGATTGGGAGAGGACCCTCGCCCCCTGGGGCAGGGAGCTGGGGGAAGCATCACCAGCAGATGTTGAATTAAATGCAGAATGAGGCAGTGTCAAAGGAGCTATTACAACTTTAATTTCATTGTTACAGAATGTTGCCGCGTTACTCTCACTCATAATTAAACTCACAGTACATGATGTAGAGCTTTGTTACTTGCTTTTTCGGTTATCGTTGGTGAGCCACTGTTCAGTGGCTGTGAGCCCAAAAAGGAGTGCCGCATGTTTTTTTTCATTCTCTGATCACTGCCCCTCAGTGAAAGAGACAAGTGACCTCAGGAGGAGATGTAACAGATTGACAGTGAGGTGGGGAGGTATTGGGGGTGGAtgttgtgaacattgatgtatgGACTGTATTGGAATGAAGAAAAAACTAATGAATATGGGCATTGCATTTCTGCAAAATCTGTTCAGGACGGCACAAGCATCGTGAAATCAGTCAATGTTTGCATTGTTcaaaataaaaaagagaaatcACTGGAAATTCTGGGAGATCTACAGCCTCCCAgatgaccacatctgcaccaggtgcacaaAGCTGCAACTCCTCAGagaatgtgttaaggaactggggcTGCAGCTCGATGTCGTTTGCCTCGTACGGGATGCTGAGGAAGTTCAAAGTAAGAATTATCAAAGTATCTTTAAAACCataattccctcaaaactaatcagtaagctccaagccctgacttcaatacctccttgtaaaattggatcctggatttcctcacttgtagaccccactcagttcagattggcaaaaacatctcctccacaatctccatcagcactggaataccacagggatgtgtacttagccccctgctctacttgctttacacctgtgactgtgctgcTAAGCATGGCTCCACCACCATATATAAGTTTGATGATGATAGCTCTGTTGTGATCTCTATCAAAAGGGGaggtgaatcagcatacaggagggagactgaaaacttggctgactggtgtaataacaacaacctctcactcaatatcaataaGACCAAGAATCTGATTGTAGAATCCaggagagggaagccagaggtgcctgagccagtactcattggagaatcagagttggagggggtcagtaactttaaattcttgggtcCCACTCTCAGAGGTCCTGTCccagacccatcatataaatataattgtgaagacagtacgacagtgcctctacttcctcaggagtctgtggagattcggtaTGTCACAGAAACGTTGGCAAACCTCTGCAGATTTGTGGTGTAAAGTctgctgattggctgcattatgGACTGATCggggaacaccaatgcttttgagcagaaaatccttcaAAATGTACTGGACTTGGTCCAGTATGTCACGGGTAAAGGTCTCCCAAATATTGAgtttatctacatgaaatgttgccgtagaacagcagcatccatcatcaaagatcctcaccgcccaggcaatgcacttttctcgctgctgccatcaggtagaaggtacaggtgtctcAGGACATGCAacaccaggttccagaacagttacaGTCCTCCAAACATTGATGTGAATGTACAAGACTTGACCAGTAAGTTCGCAGATGGCACAAAATTAGTGGATGGTGTTCACGGTGAAGATTATGGTAGCTTATTGGGGATCTAAATGGGCAGAGGAGTGGTAAATAGACTGAAAAACCAACGCGAGCAACAACGGTTTCATATAGAGGCTGGTGATTATGTGGAGGGAATTGCCAGAGGAATTGGATGAGGCAGACCCAATTGTATAATTCCAGAAGCAGTTGGGATGTGTAGGTGGAGTGAAGAGGCCAGTAGGGAAATGggcccatcacaggaaattgggaccatcTCGGTGagcactgtggtcagcattgtctcattgggctgaaaggtctCTATCTGTGCTCTGTTGCTCTGTAACTCTATCAGTAGATGCACTGGACAAACACAGACATGGTGTGGGAGTTCATGTTAACAGGGAATGTTTTGTCCCTAAGACAACAGATGCTCTGATACAGTGGATGGCGATACTGTTATTTGCAAATACTGTAATcgtactctctctgactcactgtctgcttgtttGTAATTCAGGGTATTACCAGCAGGTGGAGCTTTCCTGCTCCGGGACCAAAGTTTAAACAAGACGACGGCAATCAACAATCGTCAGTCAGATAcagaatggacaaaggtatgATCACTGGGATCATTCTAATTAAACTTCTGTCCTGTTGGCACACACTAGTACAGATGCTAACTGGGCACAGAAAACTTTCATCAAGCAGTATCattgatcccactggtaaagcggccagctcagggacctgacaccggtaatggtcgaatcactccacTCACCTGAGTGAGCTTCAAcgcttcacctgagtgaaaggagcaggTACTCCTGGATCAGATGGCTGTGAGTGAAACACAGGAATGCAATAGCGGGCTTGTGGGCTATGTAAATGTCCAGGGTCAGTTTCTGCTTCACCTCGAGACAGGCCCTGATGTGTAAGATATCtccaactttcatttataaaattcagaaccAGACGGTAGGAGCATTTCCAGGAATTCAGAGAATGTGTGATAAACGAGCATTTCAGGATTTGGAAAGGCACCTATCAACTCCCTCCTGGTTTTCTTGGCTGCTGTGGAAAGGAGATGAGGGGAGTTTCtgaaatctgttttctgtagccgaGCCGAGAACATTGGCAGCATTGGGAATGGTTGAAGATCAGATGACATCTCATTCTGGATAAATATGTGGTTTGCTTCAGTATTTTAATACCCGAATCCATGTCTGCGCTGTGTACAAATGGGGAATGTGAGTTCTCAATATTTCCCTATTAAGTTGGCCTGCTACCTGGATTTAAAATTCCCAGGATCTCTGATGGAAAACCCGGTATAGCCAATGAGCAAATGTCTCAGTCCCCAATAGGCACTGTGATTGTGCTCAACTCTGATTCTGGGGGGAATAAAACAGACATAACAGCCTGGACACAGGTCCTTCGGCCTAGCTAATTCATGCTGATCCAAATGTCTTTTGTGCTTGCTCcatttccaacagcttttccCAAATTTCCCTTATATACTTCTATCCTTTTCCCTGCCCACATCCTCTCAACATTGTAAACGTATTTGTGTTTACTGCCTCCTCTGGCTGCATGTAATTTATACCCATCACCCGCCACGTGAACGAATGCCCCTTCGGTCCATATTAAATTCTGCCCTCGAGTCTTAGACTCCTCTACCCCGGGAAAAAGACTatgaccatctaccctatctacgtCCCTGATTATTTTTATGTACGTGTGTAAGGTCACCCTTCAAGCACCAATTATCCAGGGCAAACGGTCCCAGACCAACCATATAACAGAAAACCCAACATCTTAGTCCAGTGACGTACTGGTCATTCTCCACtaaactctttccagcttaatctaATCCATTCTATAGAACCAGAGCTCCAGAGCAGACAGTGGAGCGGGGatgaaaataaataatgttaaaagttcatgcaaagtcagaaaaACTCttttgtggtggtaataatcttctgaggtgtgtctattctAATGCATGAGTATTGTGGCGAATgctgatgagctgagggcatggattgacacatggaattacgacattttagccattagtgaaacttggctacaggaggggcaggactggcagcttaatgttccagagttccaatatttcaaatgttggtaggggcagaggaatgaagggtggggATGTAGcactgctagtcagggaaaatgttacagcagtgctcaggcagggcagattagagggcttgtctaccgaggccatatgggtggagctgagaaacaggaaaggtatgaccatattaatggggttgtattatagaccacccaatattcagcgagaattggaggagcaaatctgcagagggaTAAcaaacaactgcaggagacagaaagttgtgattgcagGGGATTTTACtgttccacacattgattgggactcccatgctgttaaaggtctagatgggttagagtttctaaaatgtgttcaggaaagttttctaaatcaatatatagatgtaccaactagggaggatgtaatattagatctcctattaggaattgagttagggcaggtgacggaagtgtgtgttggtgaacactttggttccagtgatcataacgccattagtttcaacttgatcatgaataaagatagatcaggtcctcgggttgagtgtctaaactggaaaaaggccaaatttgaagaaatgagaaaggatctaaaaagcgtggattgggacaggttgttctctggcaaggatgtgattgataAGTGGTgtaccttcaaaggagaaattttgagagtgcagagtttgtatgttcctgtcaggattaaagacaaagtgaataagaataaggaaccttggttctcagggatattggaactctgataaagaagaagagagtgatgtataacatgtattggtaacagggaggaaataaggtgcttgaggagtataaaaatgcacaaaaatacttaagaaagaaatcaagagggctaaaagaagacaagaGGTTgtgttggcagtcaaggtgaaggataatccaaagagcttcttcAGGTATATAAAGAACAAATGCATAGTAAGGGGTAAAAcaggtcctcttgaagatctgagtggtcggctatgtatggaaccaaaagaaatgggggagatcttaaacatgctttttgcatctctatttactaaggaaactggcatggagtgaacagaaataaggcaaacaggtagtgaggtcatcgaacctatacagattgaagaggaggaggtgcttcctatcctgaggcaaatcagagtacataagtctccaggacctgacagggtgttcCATCAGAGCTTCAatgagactagtgttgaaattgcaggggccctggcagatatatttaaatgtcgttatctacgggtgaggtgccagaggattggaggatagctcatgttgttccattgtttaaaaaaggatctaAAAGTAATCTGAGAAATTACAGGCCGGTAAGTTTAGTTTCCCAGTATCACTGGACACCGTTGCATTAAGATCCCGTGGTCATCATTCAACTGCTGTGATTGGCATTACTGTGTCTATCCTGTTATTTTACTGGGAGTGAATGTGTCCAGTCACCGGCTTATTGGGATTGTCACCAAGCAGGATGTACGGTTCACAGTAACCAGCACAGttccactccaaatctggtcagccaGAGTCACGGCTCCATTGCAGTCTGAATCAGTCTTGCTCAACTCTAAATCATACTCGTATAACCTGTAATTCATCATTTATTTCAGGTAGGAAATCGAAACGAGTACAGAAAGTAGTGAAGAGGTTTTTGCCAGGTGGATCATCGAGGAAAGATGATCGGGACAAGGGAAGCAATGTACCAAAGCAGGGTCCGGTTGGGAGCAATGTCCCAGAATGCAGTATGGCCGCAGCAGAAGTggagcaaattcagcccagagacaccgatcaggaccctggaactaGCACAAGAGAGgtgactgcctgtcagcccagagaaaCCAATCAGGACCccggaaccggcacaagtgaggtgACTGCCTGTCAGCCCGGAAGCTCATTGAACACGGAATTGTCAAGTCCCCAACAAACAGCGGGTGTGTGAAGTATGAGAGTGATGTGTTTGCAGAATGTGGCAGGGAGGAGGGTAAATGCGATTCCTtgttggagggttggtcagagagagaggggggatgtgTGGGTGTGGTACATGTGGTGTAGTGGGGCACCCGTTACCCCACATGTACTACCTActctgaggatttccaggatgtgtatTAGAGGAAATGCAGTTGTCCAGATAAGAGAGTATTTCCCGGATGTGACTCAAGGGAAATGTATTCGCCAGGATGGAGAGGGTATCTCTGGGAAGTGAATATTACCGACAGTCCCAGCATTTATTGCCAATCCAAAACTGAAATAGGTGAGTGGGTCGGATGGGGGATGGAGTGATTTGCATTAAATATGAGCCTTCAATTAATGTAATGCCTAGAACATTGTTGGTTCAGTTTTAAGGCCAGTGTTGGAAATTCGGAATCAATCTGTTTTTGTGTCTGTAGGCAGGTTCaagtcatgttttttttttgttgagttTGGTGAGAGCGGTGGAAATGAAGAATATCTGAGT
This region of Hemitrygon akajei unplaced genomic scaffold, sHemAka1.3 Scf000053, whole genome shotgun sequence genomic DNA includes:
- the LOC140721271 gene encoding uncharacterized protein, coding for MDKGRKSKRVQKVVKRFLPGGSSRKDDRDKGSNVPKQGPVGSNVPECSMAAAEVEQIQPRDTDQDPGTSTREVTACQPRETNQDPGTGTSEVTACQPGSSLNTELSSPQQTAESEFTISDLLAEGDEYRLYQLTKFYKDRLKQAIEEKVERLGWMLTKEGHFSREENESSGGIFGLRTGIQSETNFNSCLDHRADLPHLINPG